In a single window of the Orcinus orca chromosome 9, mOrcOrc1.1, whole genome shotgun sequence genome:
- the ZNF804B gene encoding zinc finger protein 804B: MACYLVISSRHLSNGHYRGIKGVFRGPLCKNGSPSLDFPEKEKSTAKALEDVKANFYCELCDKQYHKHQEFDNHINSYDHAHKQRLKELKQREFARNVASKSWKDEKKQEKALKRLHQLAELRQQSECVSGNGPAYKAPRVAIEKQLQQGIFPVKSGRKVSCMKSALLLKGKNLSRSISDKQQSTTPNQHQLQTDRCLFENQVPQTPSNLSNANHRTGVSFSFSKKVHLKLESSASVFSENTEETHDCNKSPVYKTKQTAEKCMRCRFANEDTHLTKEKDRNILSSHLESILHNTFSVSSEILQDKNDSVGETLEDSIGIRASFSKSNIHLSDVDFTPSSRAKETRNTVRNTSENLNNHSCQANVSSSPPNIYKHSDARIFECLDEIPSIEPSEQSSTVHLNPNSRKEKKEKSLDKIERVSRNVQSLVREAYPRDVKSKPLPYLHVQSKDGHTTLQWPTELLLFTKTEPCISYGCNPLYFDFKLSRNTKDGHYPEDLKTELLKEPSEMKTTMDNQVSGLIKDQQKLIQEDNPSLKPKMMLANPDWENFQRKYNLGYNNSEPSASEHNFSASDLEMKNPEVPAYLDMSLKNCVRKNNNSDNELKEPSRAHWQSCQRAILNDANEGLSFSPYISRTKKHKLISCDPHLDFEDGNKFTWNSSPYTVGGHSDHGKDFSVILNSNHISMTSRVSGCGKASYKRSSPKVSLNTCSSPSDTSPGSTSSLRSTCSKHRSSSHGRGNLFYFCKREHNSVERHKRKRRKHSCLFLSDELAKSDCPQSETQSDRGCKLWESVKNEKYSKHGYGHCREKYKLGKNQQFSGSKSRRITRCDSSSRFSCAGNSENPPNCQGPQHSRLGSYSRDKMYYLNKSERSQQSLDSPHICDLEKVKPMQCNSGNISCLLKNCSSSPSETTELNTVEGERTPLTAEGLLERVQAKKCQEQSTHFEVSSNSCKNESEAPSQIQCTVQFTPPGCNRHALPLSEKLQNTSRRRKDKGSAMQRTIDKDKVKNSQTNDFTVLVDTDCDDHLSKGIIHVVAESQLTNMKKYPTTKEQSASLISEVQPFIQSCDPVPKDFPGAFSSNRYTGVTDSTETKEDQINLDLQDVSMHMNQVEGNINSYYDRTMQKHDKVADDLEVCHKSLSPPLIQQPITFSPDEIDKYKLLQLQAQQHMQKQLLSKHLRVVPAAGPTAFSPASAIQTVPGHQQASLTTIHHTFLQHFVSASINAHSSHLPIAHLHPLSQPHFNPFAFSTLTPTIIPAHPTFLAGHPLHLVTAAPCHPSHITLQPLPPAAFIPTLFGPHFNPATTSIIHLNPLIQPLFQGQDLCHHSCSSQMQTLNGVKEALNVSAHLN; encoded by the exons AGACTGAAAGAATTAAAGCAACGTGAATTTGCTAGAAATGTAGCTTCCAAGTCatggaaagatgaaaagaaacaagaaaaagcacTTAAGCGACTTCATCAGCTGGCTGAGTTAAGGCAACAGTCTGAATG TGTTTCTGGAAATGGACCAGCATACAAAGCCCCCAGGGTAGCTATAGAAAAGCAACTCCAGCAAGGAATTTTCCCAGTTAAGAGTGGCAGAAAGGTATCGTGCATGAAGAGTGCTCTTCTCCTTAAAGGAAAGAATCTCTCCAGAAGCATTTCTGATAAACAGCAGTCCACCACACCAAATCAACACCAGTTACAAACGGACAGATGTTTGTTTGAAAATCAGGTACCACAAACACCCTCAAATCTTAGCAATGCAAATCACAGGACAGgagtgtcattttctttttccaaaaaagtGCATCTAAAATTAGAATCTTCAGCATCAGTTTTCAGTGAGAACACAGAAGAAACCCACGACTGTAACAAGTCACCCgtctataaaacaaaacaaaccgcAGAGAAATGCATGCGCTGCAGGTTTGCAAATGAAGATACACACCTCACTAAGGAAAAAGATAGAAACATCTTATCAAGCCATCTGGAAAGTATTTTACACAATACCTTCTCCGTAAGTTCTGAAATTTTGCAAGACAAAAATGACTCTGTTGGTGAAACACTAGAAGATTCGATTGGCATTCGTGCTTCATTCAGTAAATCTAACATTCATCTTTCAGATGTGGATTTTACTCCTTCcagcagagcaaaggaaactagAAATACAGTGAGGAACACTTCAGAAAACCTCAATAATCACTCATGCCAAGCAAATGTTTCCTCCAGCCCACCAAACATTTACAAGCACAGTGATGCCAGGATATTTGAATGTTTGGATGAGATTCCATCAATAGAGCCAAGTGAACAAAGCAGTACAGTTCATCTGAATCCCAACtccagaaaggagaagaaagaaaaatcattagataaaatagaaagaGTTAGCAGAAATGTACAAAGTCTTGTGAGAGAGGCATATCCCCGTGATGTGAAGTCCAAACCACTGCCTTATCTCCACGTACAAAGCAAGGATGGCCATACCACTCTCCAATGGCCTACAGAACTGCTTCTCTTTACAAAAACAGAGCCCTGTATCTCTTATGGCTGCAACccattatattttgattttaagcTTTCTCGAAACACAAAGGATGGCCATTATCCAGAGGACTTAAAAACAGAATTGCTGAAAGAGCCCTCAGAAATGAAGACTACAATGGACAACCAAGTCTCAGGTTTAATTAAAGACCAACAAAAACTGATCCAAGAAGATAATCCATCTCTGAAACCAAAGATGATGTTAGCTAATCCAGATTGGGAAAATTtccagagaaaatataatttgggcTACAACAATTCTGAGCCCAGTGCGAGTGAACATAATTTTAGTGCAAGtgatttggaaatgaaaaatCCTGAAGTGCCTGCTTACCTTGATATGTCTCTAAAGAATTGTgtaagaaagaataataatagtgataatgaaCTTAAGGAACCTTCAAGGGCCCATTGGCAAAGCTGTCAAAGGGCAATTCTAAATGATGCAAATGAGGGCCTATCTTTTTCTCCTTATATCTCCAGGACTAAAAAACATAAACTGATTTCCTGTGATCCTCATTTGGATTTTGAAGATGGGAATAAATTCACTTGGAATTCTAGTCCTTACACAGTAGGGGGCCACAGTGACCATGGGAAGGACTTCAGTGTAATTTTGAATAGTAACCACATCAGTATGACCAGCAGGGTTTCTGGATGTGGAAAAGCAAGTTACAAGAGAAGTTCTCCAAAGGTGTCTCTGAATACATGTTCTAGCCCTTCAGATACATCCCCTGGCAGTACATCCAGCTTGAGAAGTACTTGTTCAAAGCATAGGTCCAGTAGTCATGGTAGAGGTAACttgttctatttttgtaaaaGAGAACACAACTCAGTCGAAAGGCACAAACGGAAACGCCGAAAGCACAGCTGTCTCTTCTTATCTGATGAGCTAGCAAAGAGTGACTGCCCACAGTCTGAAACCCAGAGTGACAGGGGCTGCAAGTTGTGGGAatcagttaaaaatgaaaaatattcaaaacatggTTATGGTCActgcagagaaaaatataaactggGCAAAAACCAACAATTTTCAGGGTCAAAATCCAGGAGAATCACCCGTTGTGATTCTAGCTCACGGTTTTCTTGTGCTGGAAACAGTGAAAATCCACCTAACTGCCAGGGACCTCAGCACAGCAGATTGGGCTCTTACTCAAGAGACAAAATGTATTACttaaataaaagtgaaaggaGTCAACAGTCTTTGGATAGCCCTCATATTTGTGATCTGGAAAAAGTAAAACCCATGCAATGTAACTCTGGGAATATCAGCTGTCTTCTAAAGAACTGTTCAAGCAGCCCTTCAGAAACCACAGAGTTGAACACTGTAGAAGGAGAGAGGACTCCCCTGACAGCCGAAGGTCTTTTAGAAAGAGTACAAGCCAAGAAATGTCAGGAACAATCAACTCATTTTGAGGTCTCTTCAAACAGCTGTAAAAATGAATCAGAGGCTCCTTCACAAATCCAGTGCACAGTGCAATTTACACCACCAGGCTGTAACAGACATGCATTGCCTTTGTCTGAAAAACTACAGAACACAAGtagaagaagaaaggataaaGGTAGTGCAATGCAAAGAACTATTGACAAAGACAAAGTCAAAAATTCCCAGACAAATGATTTTACTGTTTTAGTAGACACTGATTGTGATGATCATCTTTCTAAAGGTATAATTCACGTAGTAGCAGAGTCTCAGTTAACAAACATGAAAAAGTAtccaacaacaaaagaacaatcAGCGTCATTAATTAGTGAAGTCCAACCTTTTATTCAAAGCTGTGACCCAGTACCAAAAGATTTCCCTGGTGCTTTCTCATCTAATAGATATACTGGTGTTACTGATTCAACAGAGACCAAAGAGGACCAAATAAATCTAGACTTACAGGATGTAAGCATGCATATGAATCAGGTAGAGGGGAATATAAACTCTTACTATGACAGAACTATGCAGAAGCATGACAAAGTAGCAGATGACTTAGAAGTGTGTcataaatctctctctcccccattaATTCAACAGCCCATAACATTTTCAcctgatgaaatagataaatataaGCTCCTACAGCTACAAGCCCAGCAGCATATGCAGAAACAGCTCCTATCAAAGCATCTTCGAGTTGTGCCTGCTGCAGGGCCCACTGCCTTCTCTCCAGCCTCTGCTATACAGACAGTTCCAGGTCACCAGCAGGCTTCTCTCACCACCATCCACCACACGTTCCTGCAGCATTTTGTTTCTGCTTCCATAAATGCCCACAGCAGTCACCTCCCTATAGCTCATCTGCATCCTCTTTCCCAGCCACATTTTAATCCATTCGCATTTTCAACTCTGACTCCAACCATCATCCCTGCACACCCCACTTTCTTAGCGGGTCATCCCCTGCACTTGGTCACTGCTGCTCCCTGCCACCCATCTCACATAACACTtcagcccctgccccctgcagcaTTTATCCCCACATTGTTTGGCCCTCACTTCAACCCGGCCACAACCTCTATCATCCACTTGAATCCTTTAATTCAACCACTGTTTCAAGGTCAAGATCTTTGCCATCATTCTTGCTCCAGTCAGATGCAAACATTAAATGGAGTGAAAGAGGCCTTAAATGTGTCAGCTCACTTGAACTAA